The Sphaerisporangium siamense genome includes the window CGGTGACGGGCACGGCAGGGGCAGCTTCGACATGCCTGACCTGCCGCGTGTCCGCGGCAGGAGGATTTGGCACTTGTCCTACGACGCTAGCTCTATCACCGTTCTCGAAGGTCTTGAGGCGGTTCGAAAGCGCCCCGGCATGTACATCGGGTCGACGGGAGAACGCGGCCTCCACCACCTGGTCTACGAGATCGTGGACAACTCGGTCGACGAGGCGCTCGCCGGGTACGCCGACCACATCGAGGTCACTCTCCTCGCCGACAACGGCGTGCGCGTCGTGGACAACGGCCGCGGCATCCCCGTCGGCATCGTCCCCGGCGAGCAGCGCCCGGCCGTCGAGGTCGTGCTCACCGTGCTGCACGCGGGCGGCAAGTTCGACAGCAAGTCGTACGCCGTCTCCGGTGGTCTGCACGGCGTCGGCGCCGCGGTCGTGAACGCCCTGTCCTCGCGCCTGGAGGTCGAGGTCAGGACGGAGGGCCGCGTCTGGCGCCAGTCCTACACCCGCGGCGTGCCCAACGCTCCCCTGGACCGCGGCGAGGCGACCGCCGAGACGGGCACCACGACCAGGTTCTGGGCCGACGACTCGATCTTCGAGACGACGGCCTGGAGCTTCGAGACCTTGTCGCGCCGCTTCCAGGAGATGGCGTTCCTCAACAAGGGCCTGACCATGGTCCTGCGCGACGAGCGGCCCGACCACGTCAACGGCGAGCCGCACGCCGTCACCTACCACTACGAGGGCGGCATCGCCGACTTCGTCCGGCACATCAACTCGAAGAAGGAGCCGGTCCACCAGTCGGTCATCGACTTCGAGGCCGACGGCGACGGCATCTCGGTCGAGATCGCCATGCAGTGGAACTCCTCGTACACCGAGTCGGTCTACACCTTCGCCAACACGATCAACACCGCCGAGGGCGGCACCCACGAGGAGGGCTTCCGCGCGGCGCTGACCAGCATCGTCAACCGCTACGCGCGCGAGCAGAAGATCCTCAAAGAGGGCAAGGACGACAACCTCACCGGTGAGGACATCCGCGAGGGTCTCACCGCGATCATCTCGGTCAAGCTGGCCGACCCTCAGTTCGAGGGCCAGACCAAGACCAAGCTGGGCAACACCGAGGCCAAGTCGTTCGTGCAGAAGGCCTGCAACGACTCCATCCGCGACTGGTTCGAGCGCAACCCGGGCGAGGCCAAGGAGATCCTCAACAAGTCCCTGCAGGCGTCCCGCGCCCGCATCGCCGCCCGCCAGGCCCGCGACCTCACCCGCCGCAAGTCCCTGCTGGAGGCCGGCTCAGGGTTGCCCGGCAAGCTGGCCGACTGCCAGTGGACCGAGCCCGACAAGTGCGAGCTGTTCATCGTCGAGGGCGACTCGGCGGGCGGTTCCGCCAAGGGCGGCCGCGATCCGAAGTTCCAGGCGATCCTCCCGATCCGCGGCAAGATCCTCAACGTCGAGAAGGCCCGCATCGACAGGGTCCTCAAGAACGCCGAGGTCCAGGCCCTGATCACGGCGCTGGGCACCGGCGTGCACGCCGAGTTCGACATCGAGAAGCTCCGCTATCACAAGATCATCCTCATGGCGGACGCCGACGTCGACGGTCAGCACATCACCACCCTGCTGCTGACCCTGCTGTTCCGCTTCATGCGGCCGCTGATCGAGGCCGGTCACGTCTACCTCTCCCAGCCCCCGCTCTACAAGATCAAGTGGGACCGCAAGGGCGAGGACGCCAGCTACGCCTATTCCGACCGCGAGCGCGACGCCGTCATCGAGGCGGGCGTCGCCCAGGGCCGGCGCGACCCGCGCCTGCACGACGGCATCCAGCGGTTCAAGGGTCTGGGCGAGATGAACGCCGCCCAGCTCTGGGAGACCACCATGAACCCGGCCAGCCGGGTTCTCCTTCAGGTGACCCTCGACGACGCCGCCCAGGCCGACGAGATGTTCACCGTCCTCATGGGCGAGGACGTCGAGGCACGCAGGTCGTTCATCATTAGAAACGCACGGGATGTCCGATTCCTGGACGTGTAGCGGCAGCCGTACGGACATATCTCGCTCATCTCGTAAAAGGACACATCACCCGTGACTGAAGTCAACGTCCCGCCGGGGACCCCCGCTGACCGCATCGAACCCGTGGACATCCAGTCCGAGATGCAGCGCAGCTACATGGACTACGCGATGTCCGTCATCGTGTCCCGGGCGCTTCCCGACGTCCGTGACGGCCTCAAGCCCGTGCACCGGCGTGTTCTCTACGCCATGTACGACGGCGGGTACCGCCCCGACCGCGGATATTTCAAGTGCTCCCGCGTCGTCGGCGACGTGATGGGCTCCTACCACCCGCACGGCGACGCGTCGATCTACGACACCGTCGTGCGGCTCGCCCAGCCCTGGGCGCTGCGCTACACGCTGGTCGACGGCCAGGGGAACTTCGGCTCCCCCGGCAACGACCCGGCGGCCGCCATGCGGTACACCGAGTGCCGGCTCGCGCCGATCGCCATGGAGATGCTCCGTGACATCGACAAAGAGACCGTCGACTTCCAGCCCAACTACGACGGGCGCTCCCAGGAGCCGGTCGTCCTGCCGTCCCGGTTCCCGAACCTCCTGGTCAACGGCGCGGCCGGCATCGCGGTCGGCATGGCGACCAACATCCCGCCGCACAACCTGCGTGAGGTCGCGGAGGGCGTCCGCTGGTGCCTGGACAACCCGGACTCCTCCGACGAGGAGCTCCTGGAAGCCCTGATCGCCCGCATCAAGGGCCCCGACTTCCCCACCGGCGCGCTCATCGTCGGCCGCCGCGGCATCGACGACGCCTACCGCACCGGCCGCGGCTCGATCACGATGCGCGCCATCGTCGAGGTCGAGGAGGACCCCAAGGGCCGCCAGTGCCTGGTCGTCACCGCCCTGCCGTACCAGGTGAACCCCGACAACCTCGCGCTCACCATCGCCGAGCTGGTCAAGGACGGCAAGGTCTCCGGCATCGCCGACGTCCGCGACGAGACCTCCTCGCGCACCGGCCAGCGCCTGGTCATCGTGCTCAAGCGCGACGCGGTCGCCAAGGTCGTGCTGAACAACCTGTACAAGCACACCCAGCTCCAGACCACGTTCGGCGCCAACATGCTGGCCCTGGTCGACGGCGTCCCGAGGACCCTCCGTCTCGACCAGTTCGTCAAGCACTACGTCGCCCACCAGATCGAGGTCGTCGTCCGGCGTACCCGCTACCTGCTGCGCAAGGCCCAGGAGCGCGCCCACATCCTCAGCGGCCTGCTCAAGGCCCTGGACCGCATGGACGAGGTCATCGCCCTGATCCGCCGGTCGCCCTCGGCGGCCCAGGCGGTCGGCGGCCTGGTCGAGCTGCTGGAGATCGACGAGATCCAGGCCCAGGCCATCCTCGACATGCAGCTGCGCAAGCTGGCCGCCCTGGAGCGCCAGCAGATCATCGACGAGTACGACAGCCTCATCACGCAGATCGCCGACTACCAGGAGATTCTGGCCTCGGAGTCCCGGCAGCGGCAGATCGTCTCCGACGAGCTGGGCGAGATCGTCAGCCGGTACGGCGACGAGCGCAAGACCGAGATCATCGCCTACGACGGCGACATGTCCATCGAGGACCTCATCGCCGAAGAGGACATGGTCGTCACGATCACCCGCGGCGGCTACGCCAAGCGCACCAGGACCGACCAGTACCGCGCCCAGAAGCGCGGCGGCAAGGGTGTACGCGGCGCGCAGCTCCGGCAGGACGACATCGTCGAGCACTTCTTCGTCACCACCACGCACCACTGGCTGCTCTTCTTCACCAACAAGGGCCGCGTCTACCGGATCAAGGCGTACGAACTGCCCGACGCCGGCCGTGACGCCCGTGGCCAGCATCTGGCGAACCTTCTCGCCATGCAGCCCGACGAACATGTCATGGAAGTCCTCGATCTCCGCGACTACGAGGTGTCGCCGTACCTCGTGCTCGCCACCAGCAGCGGCCTGGTGAAGAAGACCCGGCTCGCCGAATACGACTCCCCGAGGTCCGGCGGCCTCATCGCCATCAACCTCCGCGACGACGACGAGGTGATCGCCGCGCGGCTGGTCTCCGAGGACGACGATCTGTTGCTCGTCTCACGCGGCGCGAAGTCGATCAGGTTCACCGCCTCCGACGAGGCCCTGCGTCCCATGGGCCGGGCCACGAGCGGCGTGATCGGCATGCGGTTCATCGACGGCGACGAACTTCTCGCGATGAACGTCGTCAGCGACGGCGCCGACGTGCTTATCGCGACCGAAGGAGGGTATGCGAAGCGGACACCCGCGGATCAATATCCCGTACAAGGCAGAGGCGGGCAGGGTGTACTGACTGCGAAGATTGTCAGTGCCCGTGGCAAGCTGGTCGGAGCAGTCATGGTCAGTCCCGAAGACGAGGTGTTCGCGATCACCTCGGCCGGTGGGGTGATCCGTACGAGCGCGGGCGAGATCAAGCAGTCCGGCCGTCAAACCATGGGAGTGCGCCTGATGAACTTGTCCGAGGGGGATAGCGTGGTCGCCCTCGCCCGCAACGCCGAGTCGCTGGACACCGAGGAAAACGGGGACAACGGGGGAGATGACGCCGAATGAGCCCACAGTCGAACTCCGGTGGCTCCGCCAAACCTCCGGGAACACAGAACCGCAAGCGCACCACCGCGACCAAGGGCGCCAGGCCCGCGTCCTCGGTGAACTCATCGACGCGCAACCAGGTAACAGAAAGCGTGAACAGCCCGGATGCTCCCGGTAAAGTCCGCGCGGCGTCCGACCAGGCGGATGAAACAGTTGTGGTCGTGACCAGTGAC containing:
- the gyrA gene encoding DNA gyrase subunit A, giving the protein MTEVNVPPGTPADRIEPVDIQSEMQRSYMDYAMSVIVSRALPDVRDGLKPVHRRVLYAMYDGGYRPDRGYFKCSRVVGDVMGSYHPHGDASIYDTVVRLAQPWALRYTLVDGQGNFGSPGNDPAAAMRYTECRLAPIAMEMLRDIDKETVDFQPNYDGRSQEPVVLPSRFPNLLVNGAAGIAVGMATNIPPHNLREVAEGVRWCLDNPDSSDEELLEALIARIKGPDFPTGALIVGRRGIDDAYRTGRGSITMRAIVEVEEDPKGRQCLVVTALPYQVNPDNLALTIAELVKDGKVSGIADVRDETSSRTGQRLVIVLKRDAVAKVVLNNLYKHTQLQTTFGANMLALVDGVPRTLRLDQFVKHYVAHQIEVVVRRTRYLLRKAQERAHILSGLLKALDRMDEVIALIRRSPSAAQAVGGLVELLEIDEIQAQAILDMQLRKLAALERQQIIDEYDSLITQIADYQEILASESRQRQIVSDELGEIVSRYGDERKTEIIAYDGDMSIEDLIAEEDMVVTITRGGYAKRTRTDQYRAQKRGGKGVRGAQLRQDDIVEHFFVTTTHHWLLFFTNKGRVYRIKAYELPDAGRDARGQHLANLLAMQPDEHVMEVLDLRDYEVSPYLVLATSSGLVKKTRLAEYDSPRSGGLIAINLRDDDEVIAARLVSEDDDLLLVSRGAKSIRFTASDEALRPMGRATSGVIGMRFIDGDELLAMNVVSDGADVLIATEGGYAKRTPADQYPVQGRGGQGVLTAKIVSARGKLVGAVMVSPEDEVFAITSAGGVIRTSAGEIKQSGRQTMGVRLMNLSEGDSVVALARNAESLDTEENGDNGGDDAE
- the gyrB gene encoding DNA topoisomerase (ATP-hydrolyzing) subunit B; protein product: MSYDASSITVLEGLEAVRKRPGMYIGSTGERGLHHLVYEIVDNSVDEALAGYADHIEVTLLADNGVRVVDNGRGIPVGIVPGEQRPAVEVVLTVLHAGGKFDSKSYAVSGGLHGVGAAVVNALSSRLEVEVRTEGRVWRQSYTRGVPNAPLDRGEATAETGTTTRFWADDSIFETTAWSFETLSRRFQEMAFLNKGLTMVLRDERPDHVNGEPHAVTYHYEGGIADFVRHINSKKEPVHQSVIDFEADGDGISVEIAMQWNSSYTESVYTFANTINTAEGGTHEEGFRAALTSIVNRYAREQKILKEGKDDNLTGEDIREGLTAIISVKLADPQFEGQTKTKLGNTEAKSFVQKACNDSIRDWFERNPGEAKEILNKSLQASRARIAARQARDLTRRKSLLEAGSGLPGKLADCQWTEPDKCELFIVEGDSAGGSAKGGRDPKFQAILPIRGKILNVEKARIDRVLKNAEVQALITALGTGVHAEFDIEKLRYHKIILMADADVDGQHITTLLLTLLFRFMRPLIEAGHVYLSQPPLYKIKWDRKGEDASYAYSDRERDAVIEAGVAQGRRDPRLHDGIQRFKGLGEMNAAQLWETTMNPASRVLLQVTLDDAAQADEMFTVLMGEDVEARRSFIIRNARDVRFLDV